The nucleotide sequence CTCCATATTGGTCCAGATAAAGCTTTCAAATTTGTTTGTATATGTTATTTGATGGTTGCTAACAAAATGCAACCATGTGCTTTCAACTCCCTACTCAGAAAAGAAAAATGGTTGAGTTGATTTTCCTCATTGGAATTTAGACCATCAGCTCTGCGTGAATAAGACACGAATATCTGGTGCCAGCGGGACAACAATACGAGTNNNNNNNNNNNNNNNNNNNNNNNNNNNNNNNNNNNNNNNNNNNNNNNNNNNNNNNNNNNNNNNNNNNNNNNNNNNNNNNNNNNNNNNNNNNNNNNNNNNNNNNNNNNNNNNNNNNNNNNNNNNNNNNNNNNNNNNNNNNNNNNNNNNNNNNNNNNNNNNNNNNNNNNNNNNNNNNNNNNNNNNNNNNNNNNNNNNNNNNNNNNNNNNNNNNNNNNNNNNNNNNNNNNNNNNNNNNNNNNNNNNNNNNNNNNNNNNNNNNNNNNNNNNNNNNNNNNNNNNNNNNNNNNNNNNNNNNNNNNNNNNNNNNNNNNNNNNNNNNNNNNNNNNNNNNNNNNNNNNNNNNNNNNNNNNNNNNNNNNNNNNNNNNNNNNNNNNNNNNNNNNNNNNNNNNNNNNNNNNNNNNNNNNNNNNNNNNNNAAATGTTCAGCTTTGGCGTGCATGCATGCAGatgtggtaagcaattcaaactATCTGAGAACAAATAGGGCAAATGCATGAGTTGTGAGATTGATGTTCTGCATGCAAGAGAAGTCCAAAtgcatcctccttttcgaaaacaTTGAGTAACCTGTTGCACATGCAAGAAGAAACCAAATATATGAGTCTATGCATTGCTGATTTGTACATGCAACAACAAACCAGGAAATGGAGCTCTGTTAGCTTCTTGATTCACCGCTGCAGAACATATAAATCAGCGAAAATTAACATGGATCGAAGGGGAGTACCAAATTCTCAGGCTAGAAGCCtcttcctgccgccgccgccattgccatGGCGTGATTCGCAGCCGCCTCTGAAGTCTCTGATCTGATTCAGTGTGATCTAATCTAAAAAATAATTCAAAAGAGCTGCTGGGGAGAGCTGGAACGTGCGGGTACTAAATACATGTTGTAAAATCTTCATTTATCAAAAGTGCCACATGTTGCTGTTGAAGTGATACATGTAAAACTGCAGATTAGTTGATTGCAAGGTTCAAGACTTCATATGTTACAGGTTGCAAACAAGCAAGAACAACACAATGATTCTCCCTGTCATGCTGCACAAAATTATTCCAGGTTCGTATGTGCAAATCAGATTACGTACATGGTACATACACCACACAGAAGTGTGGATCAATCTTAAGCAAGGCTTTGTCCCTCATGATATACATTTACATGCTATTTACAGAGCGAAGCAAGCACACGCCGCGGGGGCTCAAATGACCGCCGAGAGTGCAGCACGGCCCAGTTGTCGATGAGAAGGATGTCACCTTGCTGCCACGGGACCGCGACGCATTCCTCTTCCAGGATCTTGCCACATGCCTCTATGACATCGGCAGGCAAGAGCGAGCCGTCGCCGAAGGTGACGGCCTTAACTGGATCGTTACGGGCATCCTTCCACCCCGTGTAGGCAGCGACCATGCTGTTGAACCATATCTTCCTCCCTCGGCTCTCGTCCCACTTGACTGCTGGTATCGGACCCATCACTGTTTTGACCCCGTCGTCGGTCCATTCCAGCTTCATCCCAAGCTTCACAGCCCTGTGGACGACAGGAGGGTGAAAGTTCAGTTATCAGCATTGCGAAAAATAGATATGGAACTCTATTTCAAAATCTTATTACTAAAAAAATCGGCATTTTTTATGACCGAAAAGGGACATGTGTTTTGTGATGTCCTGCACTCATGACAAGATAAAAGAAAAATTATAGTATTAAATAATATGACAAAATGCCTTTAAATAAACTAAAATGGGTTAAATAATTGAAGGCCGTTTGAGTACCAGAAAAATGTTATAAGCTTGTACTGCGCTATAGATGTAACTAAGACAGAAATACATGATTGCAATCTTGAACTCTAGATACACCTTGTAACACACTTCTAATCAACAATCAACATTGACTCATCCTgaactttgcaaccaagacaaaTGACAGCTCAATCTTGAGCTCTAGATACACACTCAAACCGCTCATGCACTGATGCATATCTAGTGAAATACGGAGTACAATGATGTTACAGTGGATTTCTGACCGCAAATGTAAATGTCCAGAACTGATAACAGAACTAATATATTACTGAATGCAAATGTAAATGTTCAGAACTGTACAAAGTTGTGGATTTCTGAATATATTACAGTGGATTTCTGAACTTTGTACTAAGTCTGCGACAATTAAGATGGATCACAGGGAGTAGCTCTGTTTTATAAAGGAACAAGAAGCCAGACCTTTCCTCGGCGACGGATTTATCTTTAGTGAGAAATGTGGATTGCCATCCACGGCCGATTGGAGAAGATGGGTCGTCACCCTCTCCCAATACCCTTGTGTATATCAGGCCATGCTTCTCCAATTTCTCCACAAATTCAGGGAAGTTTTCCTTCATCCTCTTATACACATAGTGGCTGAGGACTATTGGTGTCTCTCCACCACTTTTTGGTTCCACCTCACAGAAGAAGAAGAGTTTCGCCGGAAAAGTTGGAACCTAAGGAATGATGAGAATCAAGATTCCAGATGAGATTTGTTTTACATAATTCAAGCTTGTGTGGTAACACTAACATTTGATCCTTAACATGACAACAAAACAAAATTCTAGTGCCAGTATCTTGCAATTCATGGTTTCTTTATATTGGTACATACGTAATTAGTTCTGAATATTCATCAAATGCAATTCAACACAGATAAGATATGTCGAGTGGCTTGCCATCAGCTCAGAGCTAGTGCAATATTATACTATGAAGCTTAACCATTATAGTAGTTTCGAAATTTTCAATTTGCTATGGTGTTTATATGGAGTTGGGCTGACGCAGGAGGCCGGCTGACCTGCGCCATCTCGTGGTGGAAGGGGATCTTCTGGTCGGGCGGCGACTCGTTGGCGGTGAACACCCGCCCCACCACGTTGGTCCGGGGGGCCGCGCCGCCTACGTAGGGCAGCTCCTCGTACCCGAACGCCTCCACGGCGGCGTCGAAGTCCGCCGCGGTCCGCGCGGGGAACCCGCGCAGCAGCACCGCCCCTGCCTCCCGCAGCAGCGGCTCCACCCGGGACGCCCGCTCCGACCGCACGGCGGCCAGGAACTCGTCGAGGCTCCCCTCTCCCGGCCCCGGGGGCCCGCCGCTCGGGACGAGCACCGCGGGGAAGGCGACGCCCTCGACGGCCCGCTGCTCCGGGAGCCGCGCTTCCCGGAAGAAGCTGCTGCTCGCCACGGGCGCCATCTGCAGTGCAGGGTTTGGCTCGCGAGGTTTGGGCTGTGGTGTTCTGCGAGACTGCCAGTGTGTGTGACTGAGGTGAGAGGCGTGATGAGGATGTTTTCAGGCTCAGCGTTTGGTTTGGATGAACGTGGACGGGTTCTGGAGCAGGGCGGGACGAAGGTTGGAGTGACATGTGGGACTCGTCCGTGTTCAGTGAAGCTGGAGAACAGAGGCGCCCTGTTGGTAGGGGTGGACCAAAACTGTTTCTTACAGttcattttaattttattttacTACGCAAATTCTGGACCGACCACTGGATCGAGAGGAAGTCAGTGGCCGAGCTAGCCCCTCTCGTCTTCACACTTGTTCATCGTCGCCGGTGCAAGACTTGTACCGTGCAGGACGGCATCCACCTTCGGTCGTGGGTGCAAGATATTCAAGGCGCTAGGCCCCACCGCCATGGTGCAATAGATAGACCTCTGTGCCGTGTGTGCCACACGGAGCTTTCGGACACCCTGCACTGACGCTGGACCTCCACGGCATCCTACCTAACTAGTTATTGCTATCAGTCACTCTTCCTTGATGCTTGTGAAAACCCTCATTGAAAATTGACCTGGAGATCGCGGGCACCACTTTGCATCAAGTTATGACAACTGTTGGACGGTCGATCATCTTGCCCGTCATAGCCTGCCTCACGAGTCCATTTGTGCCTTCTGCGACCAAGAAGAGGAAATACCATGCAACATTTCCTGGCAAGCCGCTCTTTCTCTTGGCAGGTTTAGCATGATATTCTCGGTTGGGCTCGATCACCTACCGACCTACCACATAGTGGCACGGCTTTTCAAACATGGTGGGCTACATCCTGCTCCCAAGCACTCGCTCCTACTTGCAAGGGATTGACTTTCCTCATCATCCTCACCGCTTGGTGGCTTCGAAAGCATCGGAACACATGCATCTTCAACGGCGGTCGACCTTCGATTTCCCGTCTCTCCAACATCATCAAAGAGGAGTTGCGCCTTTGGGCAAAGGCCGATGCAACCGGGATCAAAAACATCATCCAAGAGACTTAGCTTAGTCCTGTTCGGggataagtgttggggaacgtagtaattttaaaaaatttcctacgcacacgcaagatcatggtgatgcatagcaacgagaggggagagtgtcgtccacgtaccctcgtagaccgtaagcggaagcgttatgagaacgcggttgatgtagtcgtacgtcttcacgatccgaccgatccaagtaccgaacgtacggcacctccgagttcagcacacgttcagctcggtgacgtcccactaactccgatccagcagagcttcgagggagagttccgtcagcacgacggcgtgatgacggtgatgatgattctaccgacgcaggacttcgcgtaagcaccgctacgatatgaccgaggtggattatggtggaggggggcaccgcacacggttaaaagatcaactgatcaacttgtgtgtctatgaggtgtcccctggccacgtatataaaggatggagggagaaggaggccggccctcatagggcgcgcccaaagtgtggagtcctactaggactccctggtcctagtaggattccacctcccacatggaa is from Triticum aestivum cultivar Chinese Spring chromosome 3A, IWGSC CS RefSeq v2.1, whole genome shotgun sequence and encodes:
- the LOC123060385 gene encoding clavaminate synthase-like protein At3g21360, encoding MAPVASSSFFREARLPEQRAVEGVAFPAVLVPSGGPPGPGEGSLDEFLAAVRSERASRVEPLLREAGAVLLRGFPARTAADFDAAVEAFGYEELPYVGGAAPRTNVVGRVFTANESPPDQKIPFHHEMAQVPTFPAKLFFFCEVEPKSGGETPIVLSHYVYKRMKENFPEFVEKLEKHGLIYTRVLGEGDDPSSPIGRGWQSTFLTKDKSVAEERAVKLGMKLEWTDDGVKTVMGPIPAVKWDESRGRKIWFNSMVAAYTGWKDARNDPVKAVTFGDGSLLPADVIEACGKILEEECVAVPWQQGDILLIDNWAVLHSRRSFEPPRRVLASLCK